The Prunus persica cultivar Lovell chromosome G8, Prunus_persica_NCBIv2, whole genome shotgun sequence genome includes a region encoding these proteins:
- the LOC18767994 gene encoding organ-specific protein S2, translating into MKSICAILALFSLLLFAKTIDSRRDVGKYWKKVMKEQPMPQAIEGLLVDISDSTPKEKADCHEKVKKPFVEVEVEVEVEEFEPRPSATSYNDHETKAELSSKDNAGPKAKQSFAAKEDKQPFEEDFEPRPNVSVYND; encoded by the exons ATGAAGTCCATTTGTGCTATCTTggctcttttctctcttcttttg TTTGCCAAAACTATAGATTCAAGAAGAGATGTCGGGAAATACTGGAAAAAGGTCATGAAAGAGCAACCTATGCCACAGGCAATTGAAGGCCTCCTTGTTGATATTTCTGATTCAACACCAAAAGAGAAAGCCGACTGCCatgaaaaagtgaaaaaaccTTTTGTTGAGGTTGAGGTTGAGGTTGAGGTTGAGGAATTTGAACCCAGACCCAGTGCCACATCCTACAATGATCATGAAACTAAAGCAGAGCTCTCTTCCAAAGACAATGCTGGTCCTAAAGCGAAGCAGTCATTTGCAGCAAAAGAAGATAAGCAGCCATTTGAGGAAGATTTTGAGCCAAGGCCAAATGTTTCGGTTTACAATGACTAA